In Rahnella aquatilis CIP 78.65 = ATCC 33071, one DNA window encodes the following:
- the fsa gene encoding fructose-6-phosphate aldolase has product MELYLDTADVIAVKRLSRILPLQGVTTNPSIVAKEGKSLWEVLPALRDALGGNGKLFAQVLAADAEQMVAEALLLTQRVSGLVVKVPVTCEGLAAIKKLKGMNIPTLGTAVYGAGQGLLSALAGAEYVAPYVNRLDAQGGDGIAMVKDLQGLLSLHAPQSKVLAASFRTPRQAIDCLLAGCQSITLPVDVAEQLLNTPAVNAAIEKFDTDWRQAFGTSSLS; this is encoded by the coding sequence ATGGAGCTATATCTCGATACTGCCGATGTCATCGCGGTAAAACGTTTGTCGCGCATCCTGCCGTTGCAGGGCGTCACCACCAATCCGAGCATTGTGGCGAAAGAAGGTAAATCGTTATGGGAAGTGTTGCCTGCACTGCGTGATGCTCTGGGCGGTAACGGTAAATTGTTCGCACAGGTATTGGCTGCCGACGCCGAACAAATGGTTGCAGAAGCGTTGTTATTAACGCAAAGGGTGTCCGGTTTAGTGGTGAAAGTGCCTGTGACCTGTGAAGGTCTGGCAGCCATTAAAAAGCTCAAGGGCATGAATATTCCGACGCTGGGCACGGCGGTATATGGCGCAGGTCAGGGGTTACTCTCGGCGCTCGCCGGGGCGGAATATGTTGCGCCTTACGTGAACCGTCTGGACGCGCAGGGCGGTGACGGCATCGCAATGGTGAAAGATTTGCAGGGCTTGCTCAGTCTGCACGCGCCGCAATCGAAGGTGCTGGCCGCCAGTTTCAGAACGCCGCGGCAGGCGATAGATTGTCTGCTGGCAGGCTGTCAGTCCATCACGTTGCCGGTTGATGTCGCTGAACAGTTGCTTAATACCCCTGCGGTCAACGCGGCGATTGAAAAGTTTGATACTGACTGGCGTCAGGCGTTCGGCACTTCCTCGCTGAGCTGA
- a CDS encoding formate C-acetyltransferase/glycerol dehydratase family glycyl radical enzyme, protein MTQLNLNTLSARIRSHKESLIHIVKPPVCTERAQHYTQVYQQHADKPLAVRRALALAEHLSKRTIWIKHDELIVGNQASEVRAAPIFPEYTVGWIESEIDALADRPGAGFAVSEANKKILHEICPWWRGQTVQDRCYGMFTDEQKALLDSGIVKAEGNMTSGDAHLAVNFPLLLELGLDGLRTKVDERRSRIQLTDWEDLHKEQLLKAIDITLGAVSDHIARYARLARDMAATETRESRCNELLMIAANCEVIAHQPPQNFWQALQLCYFIQLILQIESNGHSVSFGRMDQYLYPFYRRDVELEHTLERDQAIELLQSCWLKLLEVNKIRSGTHSKASAGSPLYQNVTIGGQNLHHGVASDAVNPLSYAILESCGQLRSTQPNLSVRYHAGMSSDFLDACVQVIRCGFGMPAFNNDEIVIPEFIKLGIEKQDAYDYAAIGCIETAVGGKWGYRCTGMSFINFARVMLAALEQGYDAKSHTRFLPQERGLSQGNFDNFEQVFAQWDEQIRYYTRKSIEIECVVDTVLEENAQDILCSALVDDCIERGKTIKQGGAKYDWVSGLQVGIANLGNSLVAVKKLVFDQGLIGQQELADALASDYAGLDGERLRQRLINGAEKYGNDHDEVDNLLVRAYQCYIDELSHYHNTRFGRGPVGGTYYAGTSSISANVPFGAATTATPDGRKAFTPLAEGASPASGTDHLGPTAVFNSLGKLPTAAILGGVLLNQKLNPASLENESDRETLMLMLRTFFEEHRGWHVQYNIVSRETLLKAREEPQNYRDLVVRVAGYSAFFTALSPEAQDDIIARTEHSL, encoded by the coding sequence ATGACCCAACTGAATCTGAACACCCTTTCCGCCCGTATCCGTTCTCATAAAGAATCCCTGATCCACATCGTGAAGCCGCCGGTGTGTACCGAGCGGGCACAGCATTACACGCAGGTTTATCAGCAACATGCCGACAAACCGCTCGCGGTGCGTCGTGCCCTGGCGCTGGCTGAACATCTGAGCAAACGCACTATCTGGATCAAACATGACGAGCTGATCGTCGGTAATCAGGCCAGCGAAGTACGCGCCGCACCGATTTTCCCGGAGTACACCGTCGGATGGATCGAAAGTGAAATTGATGCTCTGGCTGACCGGCCGGGTGCAGGCTTTGCGGTCAGTGAAGCCAATAAGAAAATCCTGCATGAAATCTGCCCGTGGTGGCGCGGGCAGACCGTGCAGGACCGCTGCTACGGCATGTTTACCGATGAACAAAAAGCCTTGCTCGACAGCGGCATCGTGAAAGCCGAAGGCAATATGACTTCCGGTGATGCCCATCTGGCCGTGAATTTCCCGCTGCTGCTGGAACTGGGGCTGGACGGGTTACGCACTAAGGTGGATGAGCGCCGCAGCCGCATTCAGCTGACTGACTGGGAAGATCTGCATAAAGAGCAACTGCTGAAAGCCATTGATATCACGCTCGGCGCGGTCAGTGACCACATCGCGCGTTACGCACGACTGGCACGGGACATGGCCGCGACAGAAACCCGCGAGTCGCGCTGCAACGAATTGCTGATGATCGCCGCCAACTGCGAGGTGATTGCCCATCAGCCGCCACAAAATTTCTGGCAGGCGTTGCAACTGTGTTACTTCATTCAGCTTATTTTGCAAATCGAATCCAATGGTCATTCTGTGTCGTTTGGCCGGATGGATCAGTATCTGTATCCGTTTTATCGCCGTGACGTTGAGCTGGAACACACGCTGGAGCGCGATCAGGCCATCGAACTGCTGCAAAGCTGCTGGCTGAAATTGCTGGAAGTGAACAAGATCCGCTCCGGTACGCATTCCAAAGCGTCGGCGGGCAGCCCGCTGTACCAGAACGTCACCATCGGCGGTCAGAATTTGCATCACGGCGTGGCATCCGATGCCGTAAATCCGCTGTCATACGCCATTCTGGAATCCTGCGGACAATTGCGGTCCACTCAGCCAAATCTCAGCGTGCGCTATCACGCCGGCATGAGCAGTGATTTCCTTGATGCCTGCGTGCAGGTAATCCGCTGCGGTTTCGGCATGCCCGCCTTCAATAATGATGAAATTGTCATTCCAGAATTCATCAAACTGGGTATCGAAAAACAGGATGCGTATGATTATGCCGCCATCGGTTGCATCGAAACGGCGGTCGGTGGCAAGTGGGGCTATCGCTGTACCGGCATGAGTTTTATCAATTTTGCCCGCGTCATGCTTGCCGCGCTGGAACAGGGGTACGATGCGAAAAGCCATACCCGTTTCCTGCCGCAGGAACGAGGTTTGTCGCAGGGGAATTTCGATAATTTCGAGCAGGTTTTTGCGCAGTGGGATGAGCAAATCCGTTATTACACCCGTAAATCCATCGAAATCGAATGCGTGGTTGATACGGTTCTGGAAGAAAATGCCCAAGATATTCTGTGTTCGGCGCTGGTCGATGACTGTATCGAACGCGGGAAAACCATCAAGCAAGGCGGTGCGAAATACGACTGGGTTTCAGGCTTGCAGGTCGGGATCGCCAATCTGGGTAACAGCCTGGTGGCGGTGAAAAAACTGGTATTCGATCAGGGCCTGATTGGCCAGCAGGAACTGGCAGACGCGCTGGCGTCGGATTATGCGGGGCTGGACGGCGAAAGACTGCGTCAGCGGCTGATTAACGGCGCAGAGAAATATGGCAACGATCATGACGAGGTCGATAATCTGCTGGTGCGTGCGTATCAGTGCTATATCGATGAACTGTCGCATTATCACAACACCCGCTTCGGACGCGGCCCGGTCGGGGGCACGTATTATGCGGGCACATCATCTATTTCGGCCAACGTGCCGTTTGGTGCCGCAACCACCGCCACGCCGGATGGACGTAAAGCCTTTACGCCGCTGGCGGAAGGGGCCAGCCCGGCGTCCGGTACCGATCATCTCGGGCCGACGGCGGTGTTTAATTCACTGGGCAAATTACCGACAGCAGCCATTCTCGGCGGCGTACTGCTTAATCAGAAACTGAATCCGGCATCACTGGAAAATGAAAGCGATCGCGAGACGTTAATGCTCATGCTGCGGACATTCTTTGAGGAACATCGCGGCTGGCATGTTCAGTACAACATTGTTTCCCGCGAGACCTTGCTGAAAGCGCGTGAGGAACCGCAGAACTATCGCGACCTTGTGGTACGTGTTGCCGGTTACTCCGCATTCTTTACGGCCTTATCGCCGGAGGCTCAGGATGATATTATCGCCCGCACTGAACATTCACTTTAA
- a CDS encoding glycyl-radical enzyme activating protein, whose translation MIFNVQRYSTHDGPGIRTVVFLKGCSLSCTWCQNPESRSATPDVLFDSRLCSAGCQHCAKTFPHAVSVESGSIAVRREKFQAEDLCQIGQVCPSGALSVCGDDADIDLLMQQILRDKPFYTRTGGGVTLSGGEPFMQPQTALTLLQRCHHEGLHTAVESCLHVPWKYIEPSLGALDLLLADLKHVADEPFRRLTGGSVKRVKDNFRRLAAAGQKLIVRVPLIPDFNADRTSIRQIVDFAADETGCEAIHFLPYHTLGINKYVLLGQPYLAPRQPLNDPDLLTFAEQYAAEKGLCAQLRG comes from the coding sequence ATGATTTTCAATGTGCAGCGTTATTCCACACATGATGGGCCGGGGATCCGCACGGTGGTTTTTCTGAAAGGCTGTTCCCTGAGCTGTACCTGGTGCCAGAACCCGGAAAGCCGTTCCGCCACACCCGACGTGCTGTTCGATTCACGTTTGTGCAGTGCGGGTTGTCAGCACTGCGCGAAGACTTTCCCCCATGCCGTCAGCGTGGAAAGCGGCAGTATTGCGGTTCGCAGAGAAAAATTTCAGGCCGAAGATCTCTGTCAGATCGGGCAGGTTTGTCCTTCCGGCGCACTGAGTGTTTGCGGCGATGACGCGGATATTGACCTCCTGATGCAGCAAATCCTGCGGGATAAACCTTTTTATACCCGCACCGGCGGCGGTGTAACGCTTTCCGGCGGCGAACCTTTCATGCAGCCACAAACTGCGCTGACACTGCTTCAACGTTGCCATCATGAAGGGCTGCACACCGCCGTGGAAAGTTGTCTGCATGTGCCGTGGAAATACATTGAGCCTTCGCTGGGGGCGCTGGATTTATTGCTGGCGGATCTCAAGCATGTGGCCGATGAACCTTTCCGCCGTCTGACCGGCGGTTCCGTCAAAAGAGTGAAGGATAATTTCCGTCGCCTGGCAGCGGCCGGACAAAAGCTCATCGTCCGTGTGCCGTTAATACCTGATTTTAATGCCGACCGGACATCCATCCGCCAGATCGTGGATTTTGCCGCGGACGAAACCGGCTGCGAAGCCATTCATTTTTTGCCGTACCACACGCTGGGCATCAATAAATATGTCCTGCTGGGACAACCCTATCTGGCACCACGCCAGCCGTTAAATGACCCTGACCTGCTGACGTTCGCTGAACAATACGCCGCAGAAAAAGGACTTTGTGCACAGTTAAGAGGATAA
- the araD gene encoding L-ribulose-5-phosphate 4-epimerase has translation MLKQLKEQVLEANLALPRHNLVTFTWGNVSAVDRKLGLVVIKPSGVEYDHMGVDDMVVVELETGKIVEGSKKPSSDTDTHRVLYLNFPEAGGIVHTHSRHATIWAQAGLDIPAWGTTHADYFYGNIPCTRLMTEEEIAGRYEWETGEVIVKTFAERHLSPADIPAVLVHSHGPFAWGKDADNAVHNAVVLEEIAYMGIFSRQLTPQLPDMQPQLLDKHYLRKHGKNAYYGQ, from the coding sequence ATGCTAAAGCAACTGAAAGAGCAGGTATTAGAGGCCAACCTGGCACTGCCTCGCCATAATCTGGTGACCTTTACCTGGGGAAATGTCAGCGCCGTTGACCGCAAGCTTGGCCTGGTCGTGATTAAACCGTCGGGAGTGGAATACGACCACATGGGCGTGGACGACATGGTGGTAGTGGAACTGGAGACCGGCAAAATCGTCGAGGGCAGCAAAAAGCCCTCTTCCGATACCGATACCCACCGGGTACTGTACCTGAATTTCCCGGAAGCAGGGGGTATTGTTCATACGCATTCGCGCCACGCGACCATCTGGGCGCAGGCCGGTTTGGATATTCCCGCCTGGGGCACCACCCACGCGGATTATTTCTATGGCAACATTCCCTGCACGCGGCTGATGACCGAAGAGGAAATCGCCGGGCGTTATGAATGGGAAACCGGTGAAGTGATCGTCAAAACCTTCGCAGAAAGACATCTGTCACCGGCAGACATCCCGGCTGTACTGGTACATTCGCACGGGCCGTTTGCCTGGGGGAAAGATGCCGATAATGCCGTGCATAACGCAGTCGTGCTGGAAGAGATCGCCTACATGGGCATTTTCTCCCGCCAGTTAACGCCGCAGTTGCCGGATATGCAGCCGCAATTACTGGATAAGCATTACCTGCGTAAACATGGTAAGAATGCCTACTACGGCCAATAA
- the kdgT gene encoding 2-keto-3-deoxygluconate transporter gives MHIKRAIEKIPGGMMLVPLFIGALCHTFAPDSGKYFGSFTNGLMTGTVPILAVWFFCMGASIKLSATGTVLRKSGTLVVTKIAVAWVVAAIASRFMPENGVEFGFFAGLSVLALVAAMDMTNGGLYASVMQQYGTKEEAGAFVLMSLESGPLMTMVILGTAGIASFEPHVFVGAVLPFLVGFGLGNLDPELREFFSKAVQTLIPFFAFALGNTINLTVIAQTGLLGILLGVSVIVITGIPLILADKFIGGGDGTAGLAASSSAGAAVATPVLIAEMVPQFKPIAPAATALVATSVIVTSILVPILTAMWSRRVKSKAVKGKVAMDPPMASVK, from the coding sequence ATGCACATTAAACGAGCGATAGAAAAAATCCCTGGCGGGATGATGTTGGTGCCTCTCTTCATTGGTGCGCTGTGTCATACCTTCGCGCCTGATTCCGGTAAATATTTTGGTTCCTTCACCAACGGACTGATGACCGGTACCGTACCGATTCTGGCGGTGTGGTTCTTCTGCATGGGGGCCTCCATCAAACTCAGCGCAACTGGCACGGTCTTGCGCAAATCCGGCACCCTGGTGGTCACCAAAATCGCGGTTGCCTGGGTTGTGGCGGCAATAGCATCACGGTTTATGCCGGAAAATGGCGTGGAATTCGGTTTCTTCGCCGGGCTTTCCGTGCTGGCGCTGGTGGCAGCGATGGACATGACCAACGGCGGTCTGTACGCCTCAGTAATGCAGCAATACGGCACAAAAGAAGAGGCGGGCGCATTTGTGCTGATGTCTCTGGAATCCGGCCCGCTGATGACCATGGTGATCCTCGGCACAGCAGGCATCGCCTCTTTTGAACCGCACGTCTTCGTCGGCGCCGTGTTGCCGTTCCTGGTCGGTTTCGGCTTAGGCAATCTCGACCCTGAACTGCGTGAATTCTTCAGCAAAGCGGTACAAACGCTGATCCCGTTCTTCGCCTTCGCACTCGGTAACACCATCAACCTGACCGTCATCGCACAAACCGGCCTGTTAGGCATATTACTGGGTGTGTCGGTTATCGTTATCACCGGTATCCCGCTGATCCTCGCCGACAAATTCATCGGAGGCGGTGACGGTACCGCCGGTCTCGCCGCCTCCAGTTCTGCCGGTGCCGCTGTGGCAACGCCGGTCCTGATTGCCGAAATGGTGCCGCAGTTCAAACCCATTGCCCCGGCTGCAACAGCGCTGGTCGCCACCTCGGTTATCGTCACCTCAATTCTGGTACCGATTCTGACCGCGATGTGGTCAAGAAGAGTGAAGAGTAAAGCGGTGAAAGGCAAAGTGGCGATGGATCCGCCGATGGCGAGTGTCAAATAG
- a CDS encoding DNA-binding transcriptional regulator YciT, with protein sequence MNDRQQVILQWVNDKQRISVSELSQICQVSEVTIRHDLTLLEQRHYLRRAHGFAVAIQTDDVDTRMMSNFAQKQKLAKFAASLIHDGETVFFESGSSIALLSQYLTDKKNLTVITVSSYVASLLKSMPCDVVLLGGMYQKTSQTVVGPLTRLCLQQMNFSKAFMGIDGFTDTTGFTGRDMLRADVVNAVVAKGAENIVLTDSSKFGQINLNPLGPVSAFNHVITDDKLSPEYQQQLSAAGIKVSLVG encoded by the coding sequence ATGAACGACAGACAGCAAGTTATTCTGCAATGGGTAAACGATAAGCAACGCATCAGCGTCAGTGAGTTGTCACAGATTTGTCAGGTGTCAGAAGTGACGATCCGCCACGATCTTACGCTGCTGGAACAGCGGCATTATCTGCGCCGCGCCCATGGTTTCGCTGTCGCGATCCAGACCGATGATGTGGATACCCGCATGATGTCGAATTTTGCCCAGAAGCAGAAACTGGCGAAGTTTGCGGCTTCACTGATCCACGATGGTGAGACGGTATTTTTCGAAAGTGGCAGCAGCATCGCCCTGCTGTCGCAATATCTTACCGACAAGAAGAACCTGACGGTGATTACCGTCAGCAGCTATGTGGCCTCTTTACTGAAAAGTATGCCCTGTGACGTGGTTCTGCTTGGCGGAATGTATCAGAAAACCAGCCAGACCGTGGTCGGCCCGCTGACCAGACTGTGTCTGCAACAGATGAATTTCAGCAAAGCGTTCATGGGGATCGACGGCTTCACCGATACCACCGGCTTTACCGGCCGTGACATGTTGCGTGCTGATGTAGTAAATGCGGTGGTGGCTAAAGGCGCGGAAAACATTGTGCTGACGGATTCATCGAAATTCGGCCAAATAAACCTTAACCCGCTGGGACCGGTCAGCGCCTTCAACCACGTCATTACCGACGACAAATTATCCCCTGAATATCAGCAGCAGCTTTCCGCCGCCGGTATTAAGGTCAGCCTGGTGGGCTGA